From Tripterygium wilfordii isolate XIE 37 chromosome 13, ASM1340144v1, whole genome shotgun sequence, the proteins below share one genomic window:
- the LOC120012353 gene encoding uncharacterized protein LOC120012353, producing MDSSMDHSNLQYNSSHSLSSPTCTKPLCFFCNMDESDPSRRRSKIAQSFKELPLRDDKENVLVLNGLWKIAMTLPDDPEFPSLGIFECMAKLIHKGITDQDWLLKDQNIYIPYYAAHIIGSYVMNRVEFVEKAVKSGVIFPLTELLRGKISWVEQRVAVRALGHIASHEKTFEAIASQYEAEMIELTMNISCNCIEGIYREFVVIRESNRVKYHCDLLTRGRGGLETENTKAEEWASQLQCWSLYLINCFACKERSLNLICKKLFMEDLCGIWGGVGTQASLAGLGLLRTLCNYKTGRETIANSKFVIQSLCNRARSSDDWQYMAIDCLLLLLKDTDTRFKVIDDAASSLADLTELQVLARRNRVGETITQTLLQDYHKIKYGNLKLESKRAENALKGVWDLKVERRKREKLMSEQELKQRKVDSRTLKRQGNQKFWSGHVAKAVIKYSKALAVCPLRLIKERIVLYSNRAQCYLLLNNPDSAISDTTRALCLSSATSIPHSKSLWRRSQAYDMKGLAKESLIDCFMFINGRMKAEDTKHVSIIPNYAARMMKKQMDATWIFAVAKSRLCCGHQEVVKSDGREESGMMMTTKVKEKGRGVYWKRMEEKKGRRRAKKEEKKCGPTAEIHVS from the coding sequence ATGGACTCATCAATGGATCACTCAAACCTTCAATACAATTCGTCTCACAGCTTATCTAGCCCCACATGTACCAAACCACTGTGCTTCTTCTGCAACATGGACGAGTCAGACCCATCTCGCAGAAGATCCAAAATTGCTCAAAGCTTCAAAGAATTACCTCTCAGAGACGACAAAGAAAACGTTTTGGTCTTAAATGGGCTATGGAAAATTGCCATGACCCTACCCGATGACCCAGAATTCCCTTCTCTCGGCATCTTCGAATGCATGGCTAAACTGATCCACAAAGGCATCACTGACCAAGATTGGCTTCTGAAAGACCAGAACATCTATATCCCTTACTATGCTGCCCATATAATTGGTTCGTATGTGATGAACAGGGTTGAATTCGTGGAGAAAGCTGTGAAATCAGGCGTGATTTTCCCTCTGACGGAGCTTTTGAGAGGAAAAATTAGCTGGGTAGAGCAAAGGGTAGCCGTTCGCGCTCTTGGTCACATAGCTAGCCATGAAAAAACTTTTGAAGCCATTGCTTCTCAGTATGAAGCAGAGATGATAGAATTGACAATGAATATATCTTGCAATTGCATTGAAGGGATTTATAGGGAGTTTGTTGTAATTAGGGAGTCAAACAGAGTGAAGTATCATTGCGATTTGCTCACAAGGGGTCGTGGTGGGTTAGAGACAGAGAACACAAAGGCAGAGGAGTGGGCAAGCCAATTACAATGCTGGTCTCTTTACCTCATAAACTGCTTTGCCTGCAAAGAGAGATCACTAAACCTAATCTGCAAGAAGCTGTTCATGGAGGACTTGTGTGGAATTTGGGGAGGTGTAGGAACTCAAGCATCGCTGGCTGGATTAGGACTCCTGAGAACACTCTGTAATTACAAAACTGGAAGAGAAACTATagcaaattcaaaatttgtAATACAGAGTCTTTGCAATCGAGCAAGATCGTCAGATGATTGGCAATATATGGCAATTgattgtcttcttcttcttcttaaagACACTGATACAAGATTCAAAGTTATTGACGATGCAGCTTCATCTCTTGCTGACTTAACTGAGCTTCAAGTTCTTGCTCGAAGAAACAGAGTAGGAGAAACAATCACTCAAACACTCTTACAAGATTACCACAAAATCAAATATGGGAATCTGAAGTTGGAGTCCAAAAGAGCCGAAAATGCATTAAAGGGTGTATGGGATTTGAAggtagagagaagaaagagagagaagctaATGTCTGAACAAGAATTGAAGCAGAGAAAAGTCGATTCAAGGACATTGAAAAGGCAAGGGAACCAGAAGTTCTGGTCTGGTCACGTTGCGAAGGCAGTGATCAAATACTCAAAAGCATTGGCAGTTTGTCCATTAAGACTGATCAAAGAGAGGATTGTTCTGTATAGCAACAGGGCTCAGTGTTATTTACTGCTGAATAATCCTGATTCTGCCATTAGTGACACAACTAGAGCTTTGTGCTTATCAAGTGCAACGAGTATTCCTCACAGTAAGAGCCTGTGGAGAAGGTCACAGGCTTATGATATGAAGGGTTTGGCTAAAGAAAGCTTGATTGATTGCTTCATGTTTATCAATGGCCGCATGAAAGCTGAAGATACGAAGCATGTCAGCATCATCCCGAACTATGCCGCACGTATGATGAAGAAGCAAATGGATGCCACGTGGATTTTTGCAGTTGCCAAGTCAAGGTTATGTTGCGGACATCAAGAAGTAGTAAAATCAGACGGACGAGAGGAGTCGGGGATGATGATGACGACCAAGGTCAAAGAAAAGGGAAGGGGAGTGTATTGGAAAAGAATGGAGGAGAAGAAAGGTCGTCGAAGGGCcaaaaaggaggaaaagaagTGTGGACCAACTGCGGAAATAC